From Quercus lobata isolate SW786 chromosome 11, ValleyOak3.0 Primary Assembly, whole genome shotgun sequence:
AAAGGTATCCGTGACAAAACTAACAGAAAAGCATTAGTCCATGAAATGGTTACTCGCGTCTGGATTGCGGTTCAACAATTCAAGGGCAACCGGTTCTCAAACATTTTTCTTCGAACTCCACTTTCTGATGCTGCAGAATTTGGGAATGCTGAATTTCTCATTATACTTATTCGTACTTATCCTGATCTGATATGGACTATGAACAATTTCCATCGAAGTTTATTTCACATTGCTGTTATAAACCGGCAAGAGAGTGTCTACAAGTTGATACATGAGATGGGCGCTATCAAGGAAATAATTCTAACTTCTGTTGATGCCTATAAACAAAACATCCTGCACTTAGCAGGAAAATTGGCTCCGAAAGCCCGATTAAAACTTGTACCAGGAGCAGCCCTTCAAATGCAACGGGAGTTGTTATGGTTTAAGGTTGGtgtttgtattatttaaatttctttttgttttggttacACTTGTCAATTTACATGTCCAAAATTGTAGGAGGTAGAAAAGATTGTGCCGCCTTCATACCCGAAGATGAGGGATAATAAGAACCGAACACCGTGGGAATTATTTACAAAGGAACATAAAAAACTAAGGAGAGAAGGTGAAAAGTGGATGAAGGATACAGTAAACTTTTACATTATTGTGGCAACACTGATTACCGGTGTGGTTTTCGCTGCAGCTTTCACTGTACCGGGTGGCAGCAATCAAGACACAGGGATccctatttttttgaaaagtatttGGTTTAGGGTATTTTTCATATCAGATGCAATAGCACTGGTCTCCTCTTCGACGTCAATATTAATGTTTTTGTCAATTCTCACATCACGTTTCACGGAAATGGATTTCCTTGTGTCATTACCAACAAAGTTGGAGTTGGGAGTCAGCGCACTCTTTCCTCTATAGCAGGCATGCTGGTAGCCTTCAGCGCAACCTGCTGTTTGGTCTTTAAAAGTGAAATGACGTCGCTTCCGATAGTTATAATTGCTTTGGCTAGTGTCCCAATTATTTTGTTCGTTAGACTACATTATCAATTCTGGGTTGATATCATACGCTCAACATACTCTTCTAGGTTTCTTTTTGGGCCACTTAATGATCCATTTGAATTGAAGAGAGAAGGGTTTGAATTGAgaagagaaggagaaggagtAG
This genomic window contains:
- the LOC115967395 gene encoding ankyrin repeat-containing protein ITN1-like; translation: MNNFHRSLFHIAVINRQESVYKLIHEMGAIKEIILTSVDAYKQNILHLAGKLAPKARLKLVPGAALQMQRELLWFKEVEKIVPPSYPKMRDNKNRTPWELFTKEHKKLRREGEKWMKDTVNFYIIVATLITGVVFAAAFTVPGGSNQDTGIPIFLKSIWFRVFFISDAIALVSSSTSILMFLSILTSRFTEMDFLVSLPTKLELGVSALFPL